Part of the Cryptosporangium arvum DSM 44712 genome, ATCCTCGCGTCGATGAACCGGATCATGCGCCCGGCCGCCGTCGCGGTCATCGGGGCGTCCGGCGAGGACGGCAAGATCGGCAACTCGGTGATGAAGAACCTGGTCAACGGCGGATATCGGGGTCGGATCCACCCGGTGAACCCGAAGGCGGCCGACATCCTCGGGTTGCCCGCCGTGAAGAGCATCACCGACGTCCCGGGCGACGTCGACGTGGCGATCTTCGCGATCCCGGCGAAGTTCGTGCCGCAGGCTCTGGAGGAGGCCGGGGCCAAGGGGGTCGCCGGGGCGATCCTGATCCCGTCGGGCTTCGGCGAGACCGGCAACCACGATCTCCAGGACGAGGTCGTCGAGATCGCCCGCAAGCACGGGGTACGCATCCTCGGGCCGAACATCTACGGCTACTACTACACCCCCGAGCACCTCTCGGCGACGTTCTGCACCCCCTACGACGTGCCGGGCGGCGTCGCGCTCTCCTCGCAGAGCGGCGGCATCGGGATGGCGATCCTCGGCTTCAGCCGCTCGGCCCAGATGGGCGTTTCGGCGATCGTCGGGGTCGGCAACAAGGCCGACATCGACGAGGACGACCTGCTGACGTTCTTCGAGGACGACCCCCACACGCACCTGATCGCCATGCACCTGGAGGACCTCAAGGACGGGCGGGCGTTCGCCGAGACCGCGCAGCGTGTGTCGAAGCGCAAGCCGGTGATCGTGCTGAAGGCCGGCCGCACCTCGGCGGGGGCGCGGGCGGCCGGTTCGCACACCGGCGCGCTGGCCGGTGACGACGCGGTCTACGACGACATCCTGCGCGAGAGCGGCGTGGTCCGGGCACCTGGGCTCAACGACATGCTCGAGTACGCCCGGGGCGTACCGCTGCTACCCACGCCGCAGGGCGAGAACGTCGTGATCATCACCGGGGCCGGCGGCTCCGGGGTGCTGCTCTCCGACGCCTGCGTCGACAACGGGTTGTCGCTGATGCACATCCCGGGCGACCTGGACGAGGCGTTCCGCGCGTTCATCCCGCCGTTCGGCGCGGCCGGCAACCCGGTCGACATCACCGGCGGCGAACCACCGTCCACGTACCGGAACACGGTCGCGCTGGGCCTCTCCGACCCCCGGATCCACTCCCTGATCCTGGGTTACTGGCACACGATCGTGACGCCGCCGATGACGTTCGCCGAGCTCGTCGTCGACGTCGTCGAGGAGTTCCGGGCCCGGGGGATCCACAAGCCGGTCGTGGCCTCGCTCTCCGGTGACGTCGAGGTCGAGGAAGCGAGCGAGTTCCTCTACCGCCACGGGATCGTGGCCTACCCCTACACGACCGAGAAGCCGGTGGCTGTCCTCGGCGCCAAGTACCGATGGGCCCGCGCCGCGGGCCTGCTCTGACCTGGTTTGTGAGCCAACTCAGTACGGCGGTGAACAGCGGCACCCGTTCCGAACCCCTGCTCCTGGAGGTCCAGCGTGAGTACTTCCGAAATGTCCAAGCCCGACGGACAGACTGATGGGTATCGAGAAGTAAAGGACGTGAACGGCCGCGTCTACCGGGTCGGGGAGACCGATCAGCAGATCCTGGGTCGCTCCCGTCGGTGGATGGTCATCCTGCCCTGGTTCGCCATGATGGCGATCAGCTCGTCGGAGTACGCGTTCACCTCCGCCGAGGAGACGCTGTCCAGTGCGCACAACTGGCACGGCTCGCACATCTTCTGGTTGCTCGGCGTCTGGGTCTTCTTCCAGGCGGCGGTCGCGTTCCCGGTCGGCAAGCTCCGGGAGAGCGGCCGCCTCCCGGTGAAGGCCGCGATGATGCTGGGTGCGATCGGGACCGTGCTGGGCTATGTGGCGCTCGCTTACGCACCGAACGTGTTCTGGGCCTACCTGGGCTTCGGGTTCTTCGGCGGCACCGGCGCGGGCATCGTCTACGCGACCTGCGTCAACATCGTCGGGAAGTGGTACCCGGAGCGGAAGGGCGGCAAGACCGGCTTCGTCAACGGCGGCTTCGCCTACGGATCGGTGCCGTTCATCTTCCTGTTCAAGTCGTACATGGACACCAGCAACTACAGCGGCCTGCTGCTCGTCGTCGGTCTGTTCCTGGCGTTCGCGGTCGCGGCCAGCGGCTTCTTCATGGCCGACCCGCCGAAGAACTGGTGGCCGCCGCACGTCGACCCGCTGCGTGCCTCGGCCGATGACCCGCGGATCCGCCGGTCGCTGGAGATGAACCCGCCCGCGGTGAAGCAGTACACGCCGATGGAGGCCGTCCGGACCGGCATCCTGCCGCTGATGTGGTTCTGTCTGCTCTGCACGGCAGGTATCAACATCTTCGGCATCGCGTTCCAGGTGCCGTTCGGCGACGAGATGGGCTTCGCCGGCGGGATCGTGGCGCTGGCGATGAGCCTGAAGGCGATCGTCAACGGCACCGGCCGGGGCGTCATCGGCTGGATCTCCGACCGGTACGGCCGGCGCCGGACGCTGATCTTCGTCTGCTTCGTGCTCGGGCTCTCGCAGTACGCGGTGTACTTCTCCGGCTCGATCGGGAGCCTCCCGCTCTTCCTGCTCGCCTCGATGGTGTCCGGCTTCGGTGGTGGTGCGATCTTCCCGCTGTTCGCGGCGATGACCGCGGACTACTTCGGGGAGAACAACAACGCCTCCAACTACGGCCTGGTCTACAGCTCGAAGCTCGTGTCCGGCCTGGTCGGATCCGGTCTCGGCGCGGTGGTCGTCGCGACCTGGGGCTACGGCGGCGCGTTCATCCTGGCCGGCTCGATCGGCCTTGGCGCCGGCTGCCTGGCGTTCTTCCTCAAGCAGCCCGGACGCAACCTGCGCGACCTGCGTCAGGAATCAGTTGCCCTGTCTGCCTGATCGCCCCCGCGTGGCCGCGCCGGCGGAATCCGGCGCGGCCACGCGGACCCATCCGTGAGGAGCAGTATGAGGATCGCCGTGCTCGGCGCCGGTGCGATCGGTGCGTACGTGGGCGCCGCCCTGCATCGCGGGGGCGCCGAGGTGCACCTGATCGCCCGCGGACCCCACCTGGCCGCCCTGCGGGAACACGGGGTGCGCGTGTTCAGCCCCCGGGGCAACTTCACCGCCGCCGCCTCCGCCACCGACGACCCCCGCGAGGTCGGCCCGGTCGACTACGTCTTCCTGGGTCTGAAGGCCCACCAGTACGCCGGGTGCGGATCGCTGATCTCCCCGCTGCTCGGTCCGGACACCGCGGTGATCGCGGCCCAGAACGGCATCCCCTGGTGGTACTTCCACGGGTTGACCGGGCCGCTGCGCGATCGCCGGATCGAAGCCGTCGACCCGGGCGGCACGGTCTCCGAGGTCCTCCCGGTCCGCCGCGCGATCGGCTGCGTCGTCTACTGCTCGACCGAGATCGAGTCGCCGGGCGTCATCCGGCACCTCGAGGGGACGCGGTTCTCGATCGGTGAGCCGTCGGGCGAGGTCTCCGACCGGTGCCGCGCGTTCAGTGACGCGATGGTGGCCGGGGGTCTCAAGTGTCCGGTCGAGTCGAATCTGCGTGACGACATTTGGGTCAAGCTGATGGGTAACGTCGCATTCAACCCGCTGTCTGCCCTGACCAGGGCTACCATGATCGAGATGTGCGGGCACCCTGGTGTCCGTGGCCTGATCGCCGAGATGATGCGGGAGACGGTCGCGATCGCGGGCGCGACCGGGTGCCATCCGTCGATCTCGATCGACCGCCGGATCGCCGGTGCCGCCCGCGTCGGCCACCACAAGACGTCCACTCTCCAGGATCTGGAAGCGGGCAAGGAACTCGAGCTCGAGGCGATCATCGGCGCGGTCGTGGAGATCGCGACGCTGACCGGGGTTCCCGCGCCCACCCTGCGCAACGTCTACGCCGCGGTCGATCTGCTGGCGCGCACCGTGACCGGGCCTCGCGTCCCGGTCGCGTGACCCGCCCGGACCGCAACAGGAGGCACCGATGACACGGACCGACGAGTCACGCGCCGCGCTGGAGCCACCGGCGTTACGCCGCAGGCGCCGTACCGAGCCCGCGAACCCGCTGGCCGGCCTCGATCCGCAGCTGGTGCTCACCGTGCGCAGAGTGGTGGAGGCCCACCGCGACTGGCGCGGGCCGCTGCTGCCGGTGCTGCACGCGTTGCAGGACGAGCTCGGGTACCTGCCGGCCGACGCGACACCGATCCTGGCGCACGAGCTGAACCTCTCGCGGGCCGAGGTGCACGGCGTGATCACGTTCTACACCGACTTCCGGTCCGAGCCCGGCCCGACCAGAACCGTGCGCATCTGCCGGGCCGAAGCCTGCCAGGCGGTCGGCGCGGAGTCGTTGGTGGAGGCGGCCGGCGGCCGCGCCGAGCAGGTGTTCTGCCTGGGCAACTGCGCGCTCGGCCCCTCGGTGGAGGTCGACGGCCGGGTACTCGGCCGGGTCACCCCGGAGAAGCTGCGCGAGGTGCTGTCGTGACCGTCTACGTTCCGCGTGACTCCTCGGCCCGGTCGGTCGGCGCCGACGACGTGGCCGACGCGCTGACCGGGCTCGGCGTCGACGTGGTGCGCAACGGGTCGCGTGGGATGTTCTGGCTCGAGCCGTTCGTCGAGGTGGACACGCCGTCGGGCCGGGTGGGCTACGGCCCGGTGGCCGCGGCCGACGTCCCCGGGCTGCTGGCGGCCGGGATGCCGGACGGCGGCGCCCACCCGCTGCGTGTCGGCCTCGTGGACGACGTTCCCTGGCTGGCCCGGCAGAACCGGATCACGTTCGCGCGGATGGGCGTGGTCGACCCGTTGTCGCCGGACGACTACGAGGCCCACGGCGGCCTCGCCGGCCTGCGTCGCGCGTTGTCGCTGTCGCCGGCCGAGGTGGTCGAGGAGGTCACCGAGTCCGGTCTGCGCGGCCGCGGCGGCGCGGGCTTCCCGGCCGGCATCAAGTGGAAGACCGTGCTCGGCTGCGACGGCCCGCTGAAGTTCGTGTGCGCCAACGCCGACGAAGGCGACAGCGGCACGTTCGCCGACCGGATGATGCTCGAAGGCGACCCGTTCGCGCTGATCGAGGGCATGACGATCGCCGCGCACGCGGTCGGTGCGACCGAGGGGTACGTCTACATCCGCTCGGAGTACCCGGACGCGGTGGCGACGTTCCGGACGGCGATCGACCTGGCGTCGTCGCGGGGTTGGCTCGGAACCGGGATCCTCGGGAGTTCGCTGGACTTCCAGCTCCACGTCCGGGTGGGTGCGGGGGCCTACATCTGCGGCGAGGAAACCTCGATGCTCGAGTCGCTCGAGGGCAAGCGGGGCATGGTGCGCGCCAAGCCGCCGATCCCGGCGATCGAGGGCCTGTTCGGCCGGCCGACGGTCGTCAACAACGTGCTGACGCTGGCCACCGTGCCGGCGATCCTGGCGTCCGGAGCCGCCGCGTACCGGAAGCTCGGGATGGAGCGGTCCCGGGGCACGCAGGTGTTCCAGCTCGGCGGCAACGTGGCCCGCGGCGGCATCGTCGAGACCGCGTTCGGGCTCACGCTCGGCGAGCTCGTGCACGACTACGGCGGCGGCAGCCGCTCCGGGCGCCCGGTGCGTGCCGTCCAGGTCGGCGGACCGCTCGGCGCCTACGTCCCGACGT contains:
- a CDS encoding NAD(P)H-dependent oxidoreductase subunit E, which produces MTRTDESRAALEPPALRRRRRTEPANPLAGLDPQLVLTVRRVVEAHRDWRGPLLPVLHALQDELGYLPADATPILAHELNLSRAEVHGVITFYTDFRSEPGPTRTVRICRAEACQAVGAESLVEAAGGRAEQVFCLGNCALGPSVEVDGRVLGRVTPEKLREVLS
- a CDS encoding 2-dehydropantoate 2-reductase, translated to MRIAVLGAGAIGAYVGAALHRGGAEVHLIARGPHLAALREHGVRVFSPRGNFTAAASATDDPREVGPVDYVFLGLKAHQYAGCGSLISPLLGPDTAVIAAQNGIPWWYFHGLTGPLRDRRIEAVDPGGTVSEVLPVRRAIGCVVYCSTEIESPGVIRHLEGTRFSIGEPSGEVSDRCRAFSDAMVAGGLKCPVESNLRDDIWVKLMGNVAFNPLSALTRATMIEMCGHPGVRGLIAEMMRETVAIAGATGCHPSISIDRRIAGAARVGHHKTSTLQDLEAGKELELEAIIGAVVEIATLTGVPAPTLRNVYAAVDLLARTVTGPRVPVA
- a CDS encoding formate dehydrogenase beta subunit, which produces MTVYVPRDSSARSVGADDVADALTGLGVDVVRNGSRGMFWLEPFVEVDTPSGRVGYGPVAAADVPGLLAAGMPDGGAHPLRVGLVDDVPWLARQNRITFARMGVVDPLSPDDYEAHGGLAGLRRALSLSPAEVVEEVTESGLRGRGGAGFPAGIKWKTVLGCDGPLKFVCANADEGDSGTFADRMMLEGDPFALIEGMTIAAHAVGATEGYVYIRSEYPDAVATFRTAIDLASSRGWLGTGILGSSLDFQLHVRVGAGAYICGEETSMLESLEGKRGMVRAKPPIPAIEGLFGRPTVVNNVLTLATVPAILASGAAAYRKLGMERSRGTQVFQLGGNVARGGIVETAFGLTLGELVHDYGGGSRSGRPVRAVQVGGPLGAYVPTSQFGLPLEYESFAAAGAMLGHGGVVVFDDTVDMASQARFAFEFCAEESCGKCTPCRVGAVRGVEVIDRIRTGEDREKNLVLLEDLCVLMTDGSLCAMGGLTPMPVRSALNHFAEDFEPPAPGPVEPVPENAAKAGSRTEVSS
- a CDS encoding MFS transporter, which gives rise to MSKPDGQTDGYREVKDVNGRVYRVGETDQQILGRSRRWMVILPWFAMMAISSSEYAFTSAEETLSSAHNWHGSHIFWLLGVWVFFQAAVAFPVGKLRESGRLPVKAAMMLGAIGTVLGYVALAYAPNVFWAYLGFGFFGGTGAGIVYATCVNIVGKWYPERKGGKTGFVNGGFAYGSVPFIFLFKSYMDTSNYSGLLLVVGLFLAFAVAASGFFMADPPKNWWPPHVDPLRASADDPRIRRSLEMNPPAVKQYTPMEAVRTGILPLMWFCLLCTAGINIFGIAFQVPFGDEMGFAGGIVALAMSLKAIVNGTGRGVIGWISDRYGRRRTLIFVCFVLGLSQYAVYFSGSIGSLPLFLLASMVSGFGGGAIFPLFAAMTADYFGENNNASNYGLVYSSKLVSGLVGSGLGAVVVATWGYGGAFILAGSIGLGAGCLAFFLKQPGRNLRDLRQESVALSA
- a CDS encoding acetate--CoA ligase family protein, which translates into the protein MAYDTDAVRRVLDAAKGRDSLTAPEGRAVVEAYGIRTPGEGLATNPEDAVAVATAIGFPVVLKIVSPDILHKTEAGGVIVGVADGAAAADAYRTIVRNAREYDADARIVGVQVQEQLTSGHEVIVGAVTDPTFGKIVAFGLGGVLVEVLKDVTFRLAPTSLETARSMVDGIKAAEILRGVRGAEPADPEALADLITKVSDLVTDFPEIAEVDLNPVLATSTGATAVDVRILVDPAAAKTPVRFGRDEILASMNRIMRPAAVAVIGASGEDGKIGNSVMKNLVNGGYRGRIHPVNPKAADILGLPAVKSITDVPGDVDVAIFAIPAKFVPQALEEAGAKGVAGAILIPSGFGETGNHDLQDEVVEIARKHGVRILGPNIYGYYYTPEHLSATFCTPYDVPGGVALSSQSGGIGMAILGFSRSAQMGVSAIVGVGNKADIDEDDLLTFFEDDPHTHLIAMHLEDLKDGRAFAETAQRVSKRKPVIVLKAGRTSAGARAAGSHTGALAGDDAVYDDILRESGVVRAPGLNDMLEYARGVPLLPTPQGENVVIITGAGGSGVLLSDACVDNGLSLMHIPGDLDEAFRAFIPPFGAAGNPVDITGGEPPSTYRNTVALGLSDPRIHSLILGYWHTIVTPPMTFAELVVDVVEEFRARGIHKPVVASLSGDVEVEEASEFLYRHGIVAYPYTTEKPVAVLGAKYRWARAAGLL